Proteins from one Mycobacterium sp. HUMS_12744610 genomic window:
- a CDS encoding WS/DGAT/MGAT family O-acyltransferase: MKPISPMDAMFLLGESREHPMHVGSLQLFKPPEDAGPHFVRESYQALLERTQIQPTFRKHPAFFGGVTNFAWSSDKDVELDYHLRRSALPEPGRVRDLLELASRLHGSLLDRHRPLWEAHLIEGLRDGRYAVYTKFHHSLMDGVSALRLMQRAFTTDPDDDEIRAPWSLGPRQRKALRRRPSLLGQAGRTAGSAFALAPSTLRLARAALLEQQLTLPFRAPRTMFNVRIGGARRVAAQSWSLDRIKAVKSAAGVTVNDVVLAMSAGALRAYLLEQGALPDGPLTAMVPVNLRKEDDDRGGNMVGTFLCNLATDLDDPAKRLEVISASIRDTKDVFGRLPRVQQLALSACNVGGLVFGLIPGYLANAAPPFNIVISNVSAGRSAPLYWRGARLDGNYPLSIALDGQAMNITVTNNADNLDFGLVGCRRSVPHLQRLLGHLETSLKDLERAAGA, encoded by the coding sequence ATGAAACCGATATCGCCCATGGACGCCATGTTCCTGCTCGGCGAGTCGCGCGAACACCCGATGCACGTGGGGTCGTTGCAACTGTTCAAGCCCCCTGAGGACGCCGGACCCCACTTCGTGCGCGAGTCCTATCAGGCCCTGCTCGAACGCACGCAGATCCAGCCGACTTTCCGCAAGCATCCGGCGTTCTTCGGCGGCGTCACCAACTTCGCCTGGTCCTCGGACAAGGATGTCGAACTCGACTACCACCTGCGCCGCTCCGCCCTGCCCGAGCCGGGCCGCGTCCGCGACCTGCTCGAGTTGGCTTCCCGGCTGCACGGCAGCCTGCTCGACCGGCACCGCCCCCTGTGGGAGGCGCACCTCATCGAGGGCCTGCGCGACGGGCGCTACGCGGTGTACACGAAGTTCCATCACTCCCTCATGGACGGGGTGTCGGCGCTGCGGTTGATGCAGCGCGCGTTCACCACCGATCCCGACGACGACGAGATCCGGGCGCCGTGGAGCCTGGGCCCGCGCCAACGCAAGGCGCTCCGGCGGCGGCCGTCGCTGCTCGGGCAGGCCGGCCGCACGGCGGGTTCGGCGTTCGCGCTGGCGCCGTCCACGCTGCGGCTCGCGCGGGCCGCGCTGCTCGAACAGCAACTGACCCTGCCGTTTCGGGCGCCGCGCACGATGTTCAACGTGCGCATCGGCGGCGCGCGCCGGGTCGCCGCGCAGTCCTGGTCGCTGGACCGCATCAAGGCGGTCAAGTCCGCGGCCGGCGTGACGGTCAACGACGTCGTGCTGGCCATGTCGGCCGGGGCGCTGCGCGCCTATCTGCTGGAGCAGGGCGCCCTGCCGGACGGCCCGCTGACCGCGATGGTGCCGGTCAACCTGCGCAAAGAGGACGACGACCGCGGCGGCAACATGGTTGGCACGTTCCTGTGCAACCTGGCCACCGACCTCGACGATCCCGCCAAGCGACTCGAGGTCATCAGCGCGTCGATCCGCGACACCAAGGACGTGTTCGGCCGGCTGCCCCGGGTGCAGCAGTTGGCCCTGTCGGCGTGCAACGTCGGGGGCCTCGTCTTCGGGCTGATTCCCGGATACCTCGCCAACGCCGCACCGCCGTTCAACATCGTCATCTCCAACGTCTCGGCCGGGCGCTCCGCGCCGCTGTACTGGCGGGGCGCGCGACTGGACGGCAACTATCCGCTGTCGATCGCGCTCGACGGGCAGGCGATGAACATCACCGTGACCAACAACGCCGACAACCTCGACTTCGGGCTGGTCGGCTGCCGCCGCAGCGTCCCGCACCTACAGCGGCTGTTGGGCCACCTGGAGACGTCGCTGAAAGACCTGGAACGCGCCGCCGGCGCGTGA
- a CDS encoding mechanosensitive ion channel family protein, protein MPQAIQLEPVTHVAINVAWVVGAVAVAYGLGMALSWLLQRIHGRSAVVDDIEELTRRPLRATLMVIAAKTAVHHTSDPSSVWREGIDHALVIALMATNTWLVASLILVVERRAIASFAGGDKAMTDADRHRRKVRTQITVLRRLVVALVVVFGLASVLMTFPAFTNIGKTLFASAGVFSVVAGLAAQTSLGAAFAGIQISFSDAIRVGDVVVVEGEWGRIEEITLTYVVVHIWDERRLVLPCTYFIKTPFQNWTRNATALLGTVQLDVDFTVPLEAMRAELDRLLRADELWDGRAGVLQVIDAVDGSVRVRILVSAADAGALFDLRCHVREGMVTWLQRTQPGALLRHRLEHATARTADTVRPHVGAGQPRADSGLFTGSPGAEERGRAFEGPDSADDEDRADGREFAHARSRGE, encoded by the coding sequence ATGCCCCAAGCGATCCAGCTCGAACCGGTAACCCACGTCGCCATCAACGTCGCCTGGGTGGTCGGCGCCGTGGCGGTCGCCTACGGCCTCGGCATGGCGCTGTCGTGGCTGCTGCAGCGCATCCACGGCCGCAGCGCCGTCGTCGACGACATCGAGGAACTGACGCGGCGCCCGCTGCGCGCGACACTGATGGTGATCGCCGCCAAGACCGCGGTGCACCACACCTCGGATCCGTCTTCGGTGTGGCGCGAAGGAATCGACCACGCGCTGGTCATCGCGCTGATGGCGACCAACACCTGGCTGGTCGCCAGCCTGATCCTGGTCGTCGAGCGGCGCGCGATCGCCAGTTTCGCCGGTGGGGACAAGGCGATGACCGACGCCGACCGGCACCGGCGCAAGGTCCGGACCCAGATCACGGTGCTGCGCCGGCTGGTCGTCGCACTGGTCGTGGTGTTCGGTCTGGCGTCGGTGCTGATGACGTTCCCGGCCTTCACCAACATCGGCAAGACGCTGTTCGCCTCGGCCGGCGTGTTCTCGGTGGTCGCCGGCCTGGCCGCGCAGACCTCGCTCGGTGCCGCGTTCGCGGGAATCCAGATCTCGTTCTCCGATGCCATTCGCGTCGGCGACGTCGTGGTGGTGGAAGGCGAATGGGGCCGCATCGAGGAGATCACGCTGACCTACGTGGTCGTGCACATCTGGGACGAACGGCGCCTGGTGCTGCCGTGCACCTACTTCATCAAGACGCCGTTCCAGAACTGGACCCGCAACGCCACCGCGCTATTGGGCACGGTCCAGCTCGACGTCGACTTCACGGTGCCGCTGGAGGCCATGCGCGCCGAACTGGACCGCCTCCTGCGCGCCGACGAGCTGTGGGACGGCCGCGCCGGCGTGCTGCAGGTCATCGATGCGGTGGACGGCTCGGTGCGGGTGCGCATCCTGGTCAGCGCCGCCGACGCGGGTGCGCTGTTCGACCTGCGCTGTCACGTCCGCGAGGGCATGGTCACCTGGCTGCAGCGCACCCAGCCGGGGGCGTTGTTGCGCCACCGGCTCGAGCACGCGACGGCCCGCACCGCCGACACCGTGCGGCCCCACGTCGGCGCCGGGCAGCCGCGCGCGGATTCCGGTCTGTTCACCGGCAGCCCCGGGGCCGAGGAACGCGGCCGCGCCTTCGAGGGCCCGGACAGCGCGGATGACGAGGACCGCGCCGACGGCCGGGAGTTCGCGCACGCCCGCTCCCGCGGCGAGTGA
- a CDS encoding YihY/virulence factor BrkB family protein: protein MVGWLDRLQRRNRAVGLMIAVIYKYADDQGGYLAALIAYYGFVSLFPLLLLLTTGLGVVLAGRPGLQEQIVHSTLSQFPVIGSQLHQPEGLSGGAAAVIIGLLGALYGGLGVGQAVQNAMDSIWAVPRDRRPNPIRSRLRSLLLLLVLGSAAITATLLSAVGQVTGTLGVFGQIVATVAAVVINAFICLVAYRVTTARDLTYRQVLPGALAAAFVWQLLQSFGAGFVGHTVKKASAINSVFALVLGLLGFLFLVSVTLVLCAEINVVLVERLHPRALLSPFTGDADLTPADRRIYAKKVRAERLKGFQRVSVRFGDLDDRPTRVR from the coding sequence ATGGTCGGGTGGCTTGACAGGCTCCAGCGACGGAACCGGGCCGTCGGGCTGATGATCGCCGTCATCTACAAGTACGCCGACGACCAGGGCGGTTATCTGGCCGCGCTGATCGCCTACTACGGGTTCGTGTCGCTGTTTCCGCTCCTGCTGCTGTTGACCACAGGCCTCGGCGTGGTGCTGGCGGGCCGGCCCGGCCTACAGGAGCAGATCGTGCACAGCACGCTGAGCCAGTTCCCGGTCATCGGCAGCCAGCTGCACCAACCCGAGGGGCTCAGCGGCGGCGCGGCCGCCGTGATCATCGGCCTGCTGGGAGCCCTGTACGGCGGCCTGGGCGTCGGCCAGGCGGTACAGAACGCGATGGACTCGATCTGGGCCGTCCCCCGGGACCGGCGCCCCAACCCGATCCGATCGCGGCTGCGCAGCCTGCTGTTGCTGCTGGTGCTCGGCTCGGCGGCCATCACGGCGACCCTGCTGTCCGCGGTCGGCCAGGTGACCGGAACCCTGGGTGTCTTCGGCCAGATCGTCGCCACCGTGGCGGCGGTGGTGATCAACGCCTTCATCTGCCTGGTCGCCTACCGGGTCACGACCGCGCGCGACCTCACCTACCGCCAGGTGCTGCCCGGGGCGCTGGCGGCCGCGTTCGTCTGGCAGCTGCTGCAGTCGTTCGGAGCCGGATTCGTCGGTCACACCGTGAAGAAGGCCAGCGCCATCAACAGCGTCTTCGCGTTGGTGCTCGGGTTGCTGGGCTTCCTTTTTCTGGTGTCGGTGACGCTGGTGCTGTGCGCCGAGATCAACGTCGTCCTGGTGGAGCGACTACACCCCCGGGCGTTGCTGAGCCCGTTCACCGGCGACGCGGACCTGACCCCCGCCGACCGCAGGATCTACGCCAAGAAGGTCCGGGCCGAACGGCTCAAGGGTTTTCAGCGCGTCAGCGTCAGGTTCGGCGACCTCGACGACAGACCGACCCGCGTGCGGTGA
- a CDS encoding ATP-binding protein, with protein MAAPGRLVCAGAADATTAAQLRRALRRWLQEVARPSAEVREGIILSVNEALANCVEHAYCAQDTVGTMRLEASHDPSAHCISVRVSDRGTWHRPRTRKPADPGASRGIMLMHTLADHCTISARPGGTTVCLDYATGSTGGVASGGVSGSAMLVP; from the coding sequence ATGGCCGCCCCCGGGCGGCTGGTCTGCGCCGGCGCCGCGGACGCCACGACCGCGGCGCAGCTGCGCCGCGCCCTGCGGCGCTGGCTCCAGGAGGTGGCGCGGCCCTCCGCCGAGGTCCGCGAGGGCATCATCCTCAGCGTCAACGAGGCGCTGGCCAACTGCGTCGAACATGCCTACTGCGCCCAGGACACGGTCGGCACCATGCGGCTCGAGGCCAGCCACGACCCGTCCGCGCACTGCATCAGCGTGCGCGTCAGTGACCGCGGAACCTGGCACCGGCCCCGGACGAGGAAACCCGCCGACCCCGGCGCGTCGCGCGGAATCATGCTGATGCACACCCTCGCCGACCACTGCACCATCAGCGCCCGGCCCGGCGGCACCACGGTGTGCCTGGACTACGCCACCGGGTCCACCGGCGGGGTGGCGTCCGGGGGAGTGTCCGGGTCGGCCATGTTGGTGCCCTGA
- a CDS encoding LLM class F420-dependent oxidoreductase, producing MEFRVFVEPQQGARYSDQLAVARAAEQLGFAAFFRSDHYVAMSGDGLPGPTDSWVTLGALARETSSIRLGTLVSSATFRYPGPLAIAVAQVDEMSGGRVELGLGSGWFEKEHRAYGIPFPPLRERFDRLAEQLAIVTGLWTAEPGTTFDHTGKYYTIAGSPALPKPVQRPHPPIVIGGLGANRTPRLAAQYAAEFNVPFQPLDAVATQFGRVAEAVVAAGRPADSIVYSCAFVVCAGRDDAEIARRAAAIGRDVDELRSNSPLVGTPGEIVEKLAPWRDIGVRRVYTQLLDLSDLEHLELLAGEVIPQLR from the coding sequence ATGGAGTTCCGCGTTTTCGTCGAGCCGCAGCAGGGCGCACGCTACTCCGACCAGCTCGCCGTCGCCCGCGCCGCCGAACAACTCGGCTTCGCTGCCTTCTTCCGCTCCGACCACTATGTGGCGATGAGCGGCGACGGCCTGCCCGGGCCGACAGATTCCTGGGTGACGCTCGGCGCCCTCGCGCGCGAGACCTCGAGCATCCGGCTGGGCACCCTGGTGAGCTCCGCGACGTTCCGCTACCCGGGCCCGCTGGCCATCGCGGTGGCCCAGGTCGACGAGATGAGCGGCGGGCGCGTCGAACTGGGCCTGGGCAGCGGCTGGTTCGAGAAGGAGCACCGGGCCTACGGCATCCCCTTCCCGCCGCTGCGGGAGCGCTTCGACCGGCTCGCCGAACAGCTGGCGATCGTCACCGGTTTGTGGACGGCCGAACCGGGCACGACGTTCGACCACACCGGCAAGTACTACACGATCGCCGGCTCACCGGCGCTGCCCAAGCCGGTCCAGCGTCCACACCCGCCGATCGTGATCGGCGGCCTCGGCGCCAACCGCACCCCCCGGCTGGCCGCGCAGTACGCGGCCGAGTTCAACGTGCCGTTCCAGCCGCTGGACGCCGTCGCGACGCAGTTCGGGCGGGTGGCCGAGGCGGTCGTCGCGGCGGGCCGGCCGGCCGACTCGATCGTCTACTCGTGCGCGTTCGTGGTCTGCGCCGGACGCGACGACGCCGAGATCGCGCGGCGCGCCGCGGCGATCGGCCGCGACGTCGACGAGCTGCGCTCCAACAGCCCGCTGGTCGGCACGCCCGGCGAGATCGTCGAGAAGCTGGCGCCGTGGCGGGACATCGGCGTGCGCCGCGTCTACACGCAGCTGCTCGACCTGTCCGACCTGGAGCACCTGGAACTGCTGGCGGGTGAGGTCATTCCCCAGCTGCGCTGA